A stretch of bacterium DNA encodes these proteins:
- a CDS encoding helix-turn-helix transcriptional regulator: MTVSAPFPLADRVRRARLAAGLTQAQLAGKEVAARTISRIERGHVRPSRRVLLHIAQRLGRPLRYFVGDAVPDEHEVDYVLARAGLRQLAGDQEGAERLFARAVELASSADDPARLALARLEQLSVRIGRTRTPEAEAELARARAEAEQFGHAEAIARSHYALAAALQDDGLIERARAALEAGWKALNGRWPEVGVLFVAALARLTAAWGGDAQGLSRLLGGLGRACDPRSVVHAYETQAERTYASGEVRIALEAARHALAFRRLIAAKTHEATARYQLAQLARRSGRTEDAVAELTRACALARGVGDYLTEVQSLVSLGGLHSRAGRIGEAAQVLEEARMVFLRVADPCTRPGAPGHGTSGLDTGRSFLDYHPASNVEPPAAAGDPRDRFDTPSGETLDQMD, translated from the coding sequence GTGACCGTTTCAGCACCGTTTCCGCTCGCGGACCGCGTCCGGCGGGCGCGTCTGGCGGCTGGGTTGACACAGGCGCAATTGGCCGGGAAGGAAGTTGCAGCTCGCACTATCTCCCGCATCGAGCGGGGGCATGTGCGTCCGTCTCGCCGGGTGCTGCTCCACATCGCGCAACGCCTTGGGCGTCCGCTTCGGTACTTCGTTGGGGACGCCGTGCCGGACGAACACGAAGTGGACTACGTGCTGGCTCGCGCAGGGCTCCGGCAGCTCGCCGGAGATCAAGAGGGCGCGGAGCGTCTCTTCGCGAGGGCGGTCGAATTGGCGTCGAGCGCCGACGACCCCGCGCGTCTGGCGCTTGCGCGGCTGGAGCAGCTGAGCGTTCGCATCGGTCGAACCCGGACGCCCGAGGCCGAGGCCGAGCTCGCACGTGCGCGGGCTGAAGCCGAGCAGTTTGGACACGCCGAGGCCATTGCAAGGAGCCACTACGCGCTCGCAGCGGCGCTCCAGGACGACGGTCTCATCGAGCGGGCGCGCGCAGCGCTCGAAGCCGGGTGGAAGGCGCTGAACGGGCGCTGGCCTGAGGTCGGCGTCTTGTTTGTCGCCGCCCTCGCCCGGCTGACCGCCGCGTGGGGCGGGGACGCGCAGGGACTCAGTCGTCTCCTCGGTGGGCTGGGGCGCGCCTGCGACCCGCGCAGCGTCGTGCACGCGTACGAGACTCAAGCGGAGCGCACCTACGCCTCCGGAGAGGTTCGCATCGCGCTGGAGGCGGCACGGCACGCCCTCGCCTTCAGACGGTTGATCGCGGCGAAGACCCACGAGGCGACCGCGCGCTATCAGCTCGCCCAACTCGCCCGCCGGTCCGGTCGCACCGAGGACGCCGTCGCCGAACTCACGAGAGCGTGCGCGCTCGCCCGAGGTGTGGGCGACTACCTCACAGAGGTCCAAAGCCTGGTGAGTCTCGGAGGACTCCATTCGCGAGCGGGTCGGATCGGAGAGGCCGCCCAGGTCCTTGAGGAGGCGCGTATGGTGTTTCTCCGCGTCGCGGACCCTTGCACGCGGCCCGGTGCGCCGGGCCACGGCACCTCGGGCCTGGACACCGGCCGGTCGTTTCTCGACTACCACCCAGCATCGAACGTCGAACCGCCGGCCGCTGCGGGAGACCCGAGGGACCGCTTCGACACACCGTCCGGTGAGACGCTAGACCAGATGGACTAG
- a CDS encoding helix-turn-helix transcriptional regulator, translating into MLTHVWGTGSAVALGPCSCFIVSAALVWVRGTRLHRVRLARGLRLVDVTVPGLSAASLSRIERSARYRMPLTRVVVIARRLGVEVDDAVTEPTWGRHVINLGWALMIQSRVTDALLAARLWDAVIAPSVSAGLALEAELLQAWAEANSGLDTSAEAFRQLASNAQQTGIPGLSMKAALYEGMILDRAGDVPNAIELLSSVSGRARAQGYYDIAATASGAIGQIWLRLGDIERGLEATSIDLPDLQPFPKAYLATARGTLLERHGQLDEAEATLLAATEAAAEVPNPVLGAEAQEALGRLYATRGDLIKADSALLMAIALYTHAGRTAEAMKLLAAAIRRITGAGLMLPAPRLSPEASG; encoded by the coding sequence ATGTTAACGCACGTTTGGGGGACCGGGTCGGCGGTCGCCCTGGGGCCTTGCTCGTGTTTCATTGTCAGCGCGGCCCTTGTGTGGGTACGCGGGACGCGGCTGCATCGTGTCCGCCTCGCACGTGGCCTCCGCCTCGTCGACGTCACTGTCCCCGGATTGAGCGCGGCGTCGCTCAGCCGGATCGAACGGAGCGCGCGGTACCGCATGCCGCTCACGCGCGTCGTCGTCATCGCGCGCCGTCTCGGCGTAGAGGTCGACGACGCGGTCACCGAGCCCACCTGGGGCCGCCATGTCATCAACCTGGGATGGGCGCTCATGATTCAAAGCCGCGTCACGGACGCGCTCCTGGCGGCACGGTTGTGGGATGCGGTCATCGCGCCAAGCGTGTCTGCCGGGCTCGCGCTGGAGGCCGAACTATTGCAAGCGTGGGCCGAGGCGAACAGCGGGCTCGACACGTCGGCCGAAGCGTTTCGTCAGTTGGCCTCGAACGCCCAGCAGACCGGGATCCCCGGCCTGTCGATGAAGGCGGCGCTCTATGAGGGGATGATCCTCGACCGGGCCGGTGACGTCCCGAACGCGATCGAATTGCTGTCTAGCGTCTCGGGACGGGCAAGGGCCCAAGGCTACTACGACATCGCGGCAACCGCGAGTGGCGCCATCGGGCAGATCTGGCTTCGCCTCGGAGACATCGAACGGGGCCTCGAAGCTACCTCGATCGATCTCCCGGATCTGCAGCCGTTTCCCAAAGCGTATCTGGCGACGGCGCGCGGCACGCTGCTCGAGCGGCACGGACAGCTCGACGAGGCGGAGGCCACGCTGCTCGCCGCCACGGAAGCGGCAGCGGAAGTTCCGAATCCGGTGCTCGGAGCCGAAGCCCAGGAGGCACTGGGACGCCTGTACGCCACGCGCGGAGACCTGATCAAGGCGGACTCCGCGCTCCTCATGGCCATCGCCCTGTACACCCACGCCGGCCGCACGGCGGAGGCGATGAAGCTCCTCGCGGCCGCGATCCGGCGAATCACCGGCGCCGGATTGATGCTGCCGGCGCCGCGGCTGAGTCCCGAGGCCTCCGGGTAA
- a CDS encoding VWA domain-containing protein, protein MSFLWPSALVLYTLVPVLVAAYVRMLRRPSRERVTYSSLDLIAQAAAAGGRWRRHLPAAFYLVTLCAVIFTVARPMAVLPVPDNRTVVMMSIDISRSMRATDVTPSRLDAAKAAAVKFVRALPKDTKVGLVSFSSYATLITPPTAEHDQVVQSINSLQLEFATAIGDGLLEAVYALPGRPRLTDRSNPYASPSLPTAPPADAERLTPATIVLLSDGQSNRGVPPMEAAVVAKQLKVKVYTIGLGRPEGTFLELGGRSMFVRLDEETLKALASATGGTYRRVTTGGDLDRVYTDLGRIIGWERRPVEVSSLAALGVTALFVGTVAVSLLWMHRLG, encoded by the coding sequence ATGAGCTTCCTGTGGCCGAGCGCCCTGGTGCTGTATACACTGGTGCCGGTGCTGGTCGCTGCGTACGTGCGGATGCTGCGCCGCCCGTCGCGGGAACGGGTGACCTACTCAAGCCTCGATTTGATCGCGCAGGCCGCCGCGGCGGGCGGGCGCTGGCGCCGACACCTGCCGGCCGCGTTCTACCTTGTCACCCTCTGTGCCGTGATCTTCACGGTGGCCAGGCCGATGGCCGTGCTGCCGGTGCCCGACAACCGAACCGTCGTCATGATGAGTATCGACATCAGCCGGAGCATGAGGGCGACCGACGTCACCCCGAGCCGGCTCGATGCCGCCAAAGCCGCGGCCGTGAAGTTCGTCCGCGCGTTGCCCAAGGACACCAAGGTCGGGCTGGTATCGTTCAGCAGCTACGCGACGCTCATCACCCCACCCACCGCCGAGCACGATCAGGTGGTCCAGTCGATCAACAGCCTGCAGTTGGAGTTCGCGACGGCGATCGGGGACGGCCTGCTGGAAGCGGTGTATGCGCTGCCGGGGCGCCCGCGTTTGACCGACCGCAGCAACCCGTACGCGTCTCCGTCGCTTCCCACTGCACCGCCGGCGGACGCGGAGCGCTTGACGCCGGCCACCATCGTGCTCTTGAGCGACGGCCAAAGCAATCGCGGGGTCCCGCCGATGGAGGCCGCGGTGGTGGCGAAGCAGCTCAAGGTGAAAGTGTACACCATCGGGCTCGGCCGTCCCGAGGGAACGTTCCTGGAGCTCGGCGGGCGGAGCATGTTCGTACGGCTCGACGAGGAGACGCTGAAGGCCCTCGCCAGCGCGACCGGCGGGACGTACCGGCGGGTCACCACGGGCGGCGACCTGGACCGCGTCTATACGGATCTCGGGCGCATCATCGGCTGGGAACGGCGGCCGGTCGAGGTCAGCAGTCTGGCCGCCCTCGGCGTAACCGCGTTGTTCGTCGGCACGGTCGCGGTGTCGCTGCTCTGGATGCACCGGCTCGGGTAA